In Bacteroidota bacterium, the sequence TTGGAATAATAATTCTTGTTCGTCAATGTCGAGAGGTGGTCGAGATAGGAGATGACCTCATCCGTCGTCATCGATGCCCGATACTTCCGGTTGAATTGCCGGGCGATCGATTCTTTTTCGGCAACGTTTAACTGAGAAAAGGCGGAACCGGTTTTCTTGAGAGCAACAGCGGGGGTGATATCCGACAGAGCTTCAAAACTCCACGAGCCGCTCGTCACAAGGGCGGAAGAATCAGCGCGATGGATCGCGCCGCTACATAAGTTGATGAAACGCTGGATCACCGACATCGGCACATGCTTGGTGGAGCTCCACCCGAACTCGTTGCTCATCCCTTCCGGCTCATTAAAAATTTCCCATGAGAGAATGGCGGGATGGCCTTTGAGAGAGTCGATCATTGGGATCAGGCATTTGTTGATGTAGGTGTGTGTGAAGGCAGTATCGACGAGGAGCGAGTCATTCCGGTTCAGCACCGCGGCGCTGTTCGATGTGTTCAGCATATCGAACGACCAGAGGCAGATGTTGACGCCGATCTCCCGCTGCCAAGCGATGTCCAGGATCTTCCGCATGTCCGCGATGGTCCTGGCGCCCGGCCCCGTTACATGTCCGGTCGAATCGAAGGCGGGAGTGACGGTGCCGTCGGTATGCAACCACCACCGGACAGAGTTTCCGCCGGCGTTATGGATGGCCAGAAGGATCTGAGCGAAGGCCACGGTGTCGGGCGATCCTGTTCCGACGTCGCTGGCGTACTGAACCCACGCCAGGTTCGATCCGTTCAGAAAAAGCTGCTGGTTGTTGTAGCCAACCGTCGCAGCCTGCGCCAAAAGCGCATGCGGAAGTGCAACGAACGCGATCAGAATAACACTCCGTTGTACAGTGTGCATAGCATCCTCTCCAATGATCAGTGACTGACGATGAATTGCGATGGCGGATCGAATACGCCGGCAAAATTATTTCAACAAGAGCATCATCCTTGCGCTGGAGTATCCCTCAGCCGAAAATCTATAGATGTATTCGCCGCTGGGAAGATTCCGGGCGTCGAACCCGACGCTGTAATTTCCTGCCGCGAGGTTCTCGTTCACCAATGCGGTGATTTCCCGCCCGAGGATGTCGTAGACCCTCAGCACCACTTTGGCACCGCGCGGCAATGAAAACTCAATTTTCGTCGATGGGTTGAACGGGTTCGGGTAATTCTGTCCCAGCCTGAAGCCGCCAGGGACGCCTTTTGTTTGTTGGACCGCAACGGGGCTGCCGGTGACTACGTATGATGCATAGACGATTGCCCATTCCCCGGAATGATGCGCGGCATACGCAGAATCATTCACATCATCCCATAGCAACGAACCGACCGGATATCCATCAATCGTAGAGATGACGGAGTTTTGTCTGAAGTTCTCTGACAGGTTGGTGAACTTCGCAATTCCCAATTGATCGCCTGCTGCCAGCTGCGCTAAACTGGTAATGGTATCCGTGTTCACTCCGTTCACAACGCCGGGAAGCGTCGTGGGGCTGTAGTCGCCAAAAATGTATTTACTGTGGAGGATATCGTTTGCCGATTGCGGATACTTAGGATCATCGTATTGATATTGATTCCATTTCGCCATTTGCTCCACCACCGATGCATCGATAATGCCCGGAGTTTGTGTCCCAGGGTTTGCCGTCGATGTGTGCCGTTCAATAAATCCGCCGGCCGGCGGCCCGTACATGGTAAAGAGCCTCAGAGTTCGCGGGTTCATCCATTCGCACGGAATGTTTTCTACCCGATATACTCCCGGGTAATACCAGCGCAAGTACGAAAGAGGGTATGCGCTGCTGTCAATGGCGCCGGGAGTCGTATTGTAGTACCCGGTGATCAGCAACGGGTCATAATAATTCACGTTGTCCGAAACATAGATCTGCATTTTGTCGGGGGCCAATGCCGCAGTATTCGAAGCGTACCGCGCAGGCAGCACTGGCGCGCCGTTCACATATGTCAGAGTATCGACATTGATCGTGCTGTAGAATTGGCGTTCGACAGGATCCTCGAGCGCCACCTCGTTCGTATCTTCGCCGGCCCAATTCTGGTTGATGAATATATTGTTCGTCACGAACAATTCCCGATGGTATGGTGAAAGGAGCCAATCTTTCTTGTTGTTGACGATCGTGTTATGGTTGAAATACCCGAAATCCAACAGCGCATTCTGCTGAAGAAACGTCAACCCGCCGCCGACCACCGTTGTGTTTTCAACCCACAACGTATCGATCGGATGCT encodes:
- a CDS encoding T9SS type A sorting domain-containing protein, which produces MKKVFVLFALSTVVAVINLHAQVAASKDTIYISGGTFAGGENAGALEATINGDTAADGTRINPKRVYGLFEGQVYYQSAPINVYDPSGVLTIAGVPDPSRPTVRSKPIILVKSKVGGTVAIDNNAVNCLYGSLRMVNIQYQTMQMNGYQNNELFYCGTANKLPQSLTIDSCLFEFCNIDLFDCTNESGAIGGWPYGARFFITNSYFRNMFNASQWWGSRVFQCKHPIDTLWVENTTVVGGGLTFLQQNALLDFGYFNHNTIVNNKKDWLLSPYHRELFVTNNIFINQNWAGEDTNEVALEDPVERQFYSTINVDTLTYVNGAPVLPARYASNTAALAPDKMQIYVSDNVNYYDPLLITGYYNTTPGAIDSSAYPLSYLRWYYPGVYRVENIPCEWMNPRTLRLFTMYGPPAGGFIERHTSTANPGTQTPGIIDASVVEQMAKWNQYQYDDPKYPQSANDILHSKYIFGDYSPTTLPGVVNGVNTDTITSLAQLAAGDQLGIAKFTNLSENFRQNSVISTIDGYPVGSLLWDDVNDSAYAAHHSGEWAIVYASYVVTGSPVAVQQTKGVPGGFRLGQNYPNPFNPSTKIEFSLPRGAKVVLRVYDILGREITALVNENLAAGNYSVGFDARNLPSGEYIYRFSAEGYSSARMMLLLK